In Eubalaena glacialis isolate mEubGla1 chromosome 3, mEubGla1.1.hap2.+ XY, whole genome shotgun sequence, the following are encoded in one genomic region:
- the LOC133088799 gene encoding LOW QUALITY PROTEIN: eukaryotic translation initiation factor 4E transporter-like (The sequence of the model RefSeq protein was modified relative to this genomic sequence to represent the inferred CDS: inserted 2 bases in 2 codons; substituted 3 bases at 3 genomic stop codons): MDRSVGETENGDTFLDLKKQPASKSPHHYTKEELLDIKELPHSKQRPSCLSEKYNSDGVXDPEKWHASLYPASGQSSPVESLKKELDTDRPSLVCRIVDPREHVKENDLDVVLSPQRRSFRGRCHVTAAVSSRHSGSPLDKDSDVLRLLGGQRIGSGKVISPRTFEKDHCLSHKDLRDLRHRDRERDHKDKLFRREFVNSKPVFERRRNDSYTEEEPEWFSAGPTSQSETIELTGFDDKILEEDHKGRKRTRRRTASVKEGIVECSGGVAEEDEVEVFLXQEPAADQEAPRDVVLPEQSPGEFDFNESFNLDKVPCLASMIKDVLGEGSVSASWFSRWFPNPSRSGSQSSSFGSTMHEELERLAGLEQAILSPRQNTGNYFAPIPLEDHAENKVDILEMLQKAKVDVKPLLSSLSANKEKLIESSHSGVVLSVEEVEAGLKGLTVSLTQDQQVKNSIPFMAEHLEETLGTASSNPELREDGDMTGFLGKKKKKLVSSMKASETLPSQPKVSRTLESHLMSPAEIPSKPVPKNILQELLGPPVQRPASSNLLSGLMGSLEPKTSLLSRRVPSPPSSQVFQTRADSADYLGPRTPSPICFTPGPQQLLGDPFQGVRKPVSPVRAQMSQLELQQAALEGLXLPHDLAVQATNFYQPGFGKPQVDRTRDGFRNRQPXVTKSPAPVHRGDSSSPAPAASITSMLSPSLTPTSVIHKIYESKEKSKEEPASGXSALGDSKEDTQKPSEENLLSSRSVPTTDRDSSPTTNPKLSTLQWFTSSTPLSQTNRYTKEQNYRPKATGRKIPTLASPVPGTPFLHPAHEVPLAPHVPIVQPALQLHPGLVQMMLAQGVHPQHLPSLLQAGVLPPGMDLNHLQGIAGPILGQPFYPLPATSHPLLNPHPGTPLHLAMLRQQLQRSVLHPPGSGSQAAAVSVQTTLQNVPSWLGLPHVHCQLEHRPSQRSSTPPVGLAKWCGSDVLQQRLPSKVVSVDELEYRQ; the protein is encoded by the exons ATGGACAGAAGTGTGGGTGAAACAGAAAATGGAGATACTTTCCTTGACCTGAAGAAGCAACCGGCCTCCAAATCCCCCCATCactatacaaa GGAGGAGCTCTTGGATATTAAAGAACTCCCTCATTCCAAACAGAGGCCTTCGTGCCTCTCTGAGAAATACAACAGTGATGGTGTCTAGGACCCTGAGAAGTGGCATGCCTCCCTCTACCCAGCTTCAGGGCAGAGCTCGCCAGTGGAAAGTCTGAAGAAAGAGTTGGATACAGATCGGCCTTCCCTGGTGTGCAGGATAGTAGATCCTCGAGAGCATGTGAAAGAAAATGACTTAGATGTTGTTCTCAGCCCACAGAGACGAAGCTTTAGAGGGCGCTGCCACGTGACAGCTGCGGTTAGCTCCCGGCACTCAGGAAGCCCATTGGATAAAGACAGTGACGTGCTCCGCCTGCTTGGCGGACAAAGGATTGGCAGTGGGAAGGTAATCTCTCCTCGGACCTTTGAGAAGGATCACTGTCTTAGCCATAAGGACCTGCGAGACTTAAGACACAGAGACCGAGAGAGGGACCACAAGGACAAGCTTTTCAGGAGGGAGTTTGTGAATAGTAAGCCTGTCTTTGAGCGAAGAAGAAATGATTCCTACACAGAAGAAGAACCGGAATGGTTCTCAGCTGGACCCACAAGTCAGTCTGAAACCATTGAGCTGACTGGCTTTGATGATAAGATACTGGAAGAAGATCATAAGGGGAGAAAAAGAACGAGGCGACGGACAGCCTCTGTGAAGGAAGGCATAGTCGAGTGCAGTGGAGGAGTGGCCGAAGAGGATGAGGTGGAGGTCTTCCTCTAACAGGAGCCTGCTGCTGACCAGGAAGCGCCAAGGGATGTCGTCTTGCCCGAGCAGTCCCCAGGAGAATTTGACTTTAATGAGTCCTTTAACCTTGATAAGGTGCCATGCTTGGCTTCGATGATAAAAGATGTTTTGGGAGAAGGGTCAGTCTCTGCCAGTTGGTTCAGTAGGTGGTTCCCTAACCCGAGCCGATCAGGAAGCCAATCCAGCAGTTTTGGGTCAACAATGCATGAAGAGCTGGAGAGACTTGCAGGTCTGGAACAAGCCATCCTCTCTCCCAGACAGAACACGGGGAATTATTTTGCTCCTATACCATTAGAAGACCATGCTGAAAATAAAGTGGATATTCTAGAAATGCTACAGAAAGCCAAAGTGGATGTAAAACCCCTCCTTTCCAGCCTTTCTGCAAATAAAGAAAAGCTTATAGAGAGTTCACATTCAGGGGTTGTGCTTTCAGTGGAAGAGGTAGAAGCAGGGCTCAAGGGCTTGACAGTGTCCTTGACACAGGACCAGCAGGTGAAGAATTCGATTCCCTTTATGGCGGAGCATTTAGAGGAGACCCTGGGTACTGCGAGCAGCAATCCAGAGCTCAGAGAAGATGGAGATATGACT ggattcttggggaaaaaaaaaaaaaagctagtgagctccatgaaggcaagTGAGACTTTGCCTTCTCAGCCCAAAGTCAGCCGAACCCTTGAAAGCCATCTGATGTCCCCTGCTGAGATTCCAAGCAAGCCTGTCCCTAAGAACATCCTGCAGGAACTTCTGGGTCCACCTGTTCAGAGACCTGCTTCTTCCAATCTTCTGAGTGGCCTTATGGGGAGCTTGGAGCCTAAGACATCTTTACTGAGCCGAAGAGTACCCTCTCCTCCCTCGTCACAGGTGTTTCAGACAAGAGCAGACTCAGCAGACTACCTTGGTCCCAGAACACCATCACCAATTTGTTTCACACCAGGACCACAGCAGCTCCTCGGAGATCCATTCCAAGGCGTGCGCAAGCCCGTGAGCCCTGTCAGAGCCCAGATGAGCCAGCTAGAATTGCAACAGGCAGCTTTGGAGGGGC GCCTGCCACATGACCTTGCGGTGCAGGCAACAAATTTCTACCAGCCTGGTTTTGGTAAACCGCAGGTGGACAGAACCAGAGATGGATTCAGAAACAGGCAACCATGAGTGACCAAGTCACCAGCACCTGTGCACCGAGGGGAttcctcttcccctgccccagcTGCCTCCATCACAAGCATgctttctccttccctcactcCTACCTCAGTGATTCATAAGATATACGAGAgcaaagagaaaagcaaggagGAGCCAGCATCTG AATCAGCTCTCGGTGACAGTAAAGAGGACACTCAGAAGCCCAGTGAAGAGAACCTCCTGTCATCCAGATCTGTGCCCACCACTGATCGAGACTCTTCTCCCACCACAAATCCCAAACTGTCAACCCTACAGTGGTTTACATCTTCCACCCCACTATCCCAGACCAATCGTTACACCAAAGAACAGAATTATCGACCTAAAGCAACTGGGAGAAAAATACCCACCTTGGCGTCCCCAGTTCCAGGAACACCTTTTCTCCACCCTGCCCACGAAGTCCCCCTTGCCCCCCACGTCCCCATTGTTCAGCCTGCTCTCCAGCTTCACCCAGGGTTGGTCCAAATGATGCTGGCCCAGGGAGTACATCCACAGCATCTTCCAAGTTTGCTCCAAGCCGGTGTGCTTCCTCCTGGGATGGACCTGAACCATTTACAGGGAATAGCTGGCCCAATCCTGGGTCAACCCTTTTACCCTTTACCTGCCACTAGTCACCCTCTCCTAAACCCTCATCCTGGGACACCTCTGCATCTGGCGATGCTGCGACAGCAGCTACAGCGCTCAGTTCTTCATCCTCCAGGCTCTGGTTCCCAGGCAGCTGCTGTCAGCGTTCAGACGACCCTTCAGAATGTGCCCAGCTGGTTAGGCCTGCCCCACGTGCACTGCCAGCTAGAGCACCGCCCCAGCCAGAGGAGCAGCACCCCCCCCGTGGGCCTTGCCAAATGGTGTGGCTCAGATGTGCTACAGCAGCGCCTGCCCTCCAAAGTCGTCAGTGTAGATGAATTGGAGTACCGGCAGTGA